One region of Arthrobacter sp. StoSoilB22 genomic DNA includes:
- a CDS encoding winged helix-turn-helix domain-containing protein: MPPPPPPPRKRHSWTFLTNHGHVLLSVATDPGIRVTEIADRVGITPRAALQILKDLENEGYLHRSRVGRRTHYTLEPHQHFRHPTTSAHEIDELILLLAPPAPSASTEDD; this comes from the coding sequence ATGCCGCCTCCGCCCCCGCCTCCGCGGAAGCGGCATAGCTGGACCTTCCTGACGAACCACGGACACGTCCTGCTTTCCGTGGCCACAGACCCCGGGATCAGGGTCACCGAGATAGCTGACCGTGTTGGGATCACGCCACGTGCAGCCCTGCAAATACTCAAAGACCTCGAAAACGAGGGGTATCTTCACCGCAGCCGAGTGGGACGCCGCACCCACTACACCCTGGAACCCCACCAACACTTCCGGCATCCCACCACATCAGCACATGAAATTGACGAGCTGATCCTCCTGCTAGCCCCTCCCGCACCTTCGGCGTCTACCGAGGACGACTGA
- a CDS encoding sulfite exporter TauE/SafE family protein produces the protein MIPALGLGLVVGVVLGVVGGGGSIIAVPALVYGVGMTPSQAIPTSLLVVGVSSLAALLPRVRAGLNWPVIALVGTAGIPAAWAGAAVGRLLDPNILMLAFAVIMVAAGIRMLMKTRESEGSCSTGPHRALRSCVPKAVGVGLLVGFLTGLLGVGGGFLITPALTILLGLRMKQAVGTSLAIIVINSAAGFSAHAAGYTIDWATTLAFAVPAILGSLAAARLARHLQDKHIRISFAVLIFAVAAWVTASTVTA, from the coding sequence ATGATTCCAGCCCTGGGCCTGGGGCTAGTGGTCGGCGTTGTCCTGGGTGTAGTAGGCGGTGGCGGGTCCATCATCGCAGTGCCGGCCCTGGTGTACGGGGTGGGCATGACCCCCTCACAGGCTATTCCGACGTCGCTGCTGGTAGTGGGCGTGTCCTCCCTCGCCGCTCTTTTGCCCCGGGTCCGTGCTGGCCTGAACTGGCCCGTGATCGCATTGGTTGGAACAGCCGGCATACCGGCAGCCTGGGCCGGTGCGGCCGTGGGCAGACTGCTCGATCCCAACATCCTGATGCTCGCCTTTGCCGTGATCATGGTGGCTGCAGGCATACGGATGCTGATGAAAACCCGCGAATCCGAGGGGTCCTGCAGCACGGGCCCACACCGCGCACTCCGATCCTGCGTTCCGAAAGCCGTAGGAGTGGGCCTGCTGGTGGGGTTCCTCACCGGATTGCTGGGTGTTGGAGGAGGTTTCCTGATCACCCCCGCACTGACCATCCTTCTTGGCCTGCGCATGAAACAGGCAGTAGGAACCTCCCTGGCAATTATCGTGATCAACTCTGCCGCCGGGTTCAGCGCCCACGCAGCCGGCTACACCATTGACTGGGCCACCACCCTGGCATTCGCGGTCCCGGCCATCCTGGGATCCCTTGCAGCAGCCCGCCTGGCACGTCACCTGCAAGACAAGCACATCCGCATCTCATTCGCGGTACTCATCTTCGCCGTCGCGGCATGGGTCACCGCCAGCACAGTCACTGCCTGA
- a CDS encoding rhodanese-like domain-containing protein has protein sequence MTPPPTSQAITALAPETLRTWIHQHQDLMVIDVRSAAEFEAMHIRGSYNVPLPLLSEHTDELATRLGSRVVLVCQSGARAEQARQRLGKAGMEGAYVLTGGAPGFAAVGGDVVRGKNRWDLERQVRLTAGSLVVLGLVGGKLISPKVRLLAGAIGAGLTFSAATNTCAMGKALSAMPWNKAAKEPTRESAILQLPLVSPGGAAA, from the coding sequence ATGACTCCCCCTCCCACGTCGCAAGCCATTACCGCCCTCGCCCCGGAGACCCTTCGGACCTGGATCCATCAGCACCAGGACCTCATGGTGATCGATGTTCGCTCCGCGGCTGAGTTTGAGGCGATGCATATCCGCGGCTCCTACAACGTGCCCCTCCCGCTGCTCTCAGAACACACAGACGAGCTGGCCACCCGCTTGGGCTCCAGGGTGGTTCTGGTCTGCCAGTCAGGAGCACGCGCCGAGCAAGCCCGGCAGCGCCTGGGCAAAGCCGGCATGGAAGGTGCGTACGTCCTTACCGGCGGTGCTCCCGGTTTCGCCGCAGTTGGCGGGGACGTGGTCAGGGGCAAGAACCGCTGGGACCTCGAGCGCCAGGTCCGCCTCACCGCAGGATCCCTGGTGGTCCTCGGCCTTGTCGGAGGCAAACTCATCTCTCCCAAGGTCCGCCTACTCGCTGGCGCAATTGGAGCCGGGCTGACCTTCTCCGCCGCCACCAATACCTGCGCCATGGGTAAGGCTCTTTCAGCCATGCCGTGGAACAAAGCCGCCAAGGAACCCACCCGCGAAAGCGCCATCCTTCAGCTACCCCTGGTATCCCCTGGGGGTGCCGCAGCATGA
- a CDS encoding metal-sensitive transcriptional regulator, whose amino-acid sequence MELNPSELTPVINRLKRAQGQLAAVTRMLEEGRDCKDVVTQLAAVSKALDRAGFAIIATGLEQCIVQKDATMDKKELEKLFLSLA is encoded by the coding sequence GTGGAACTCAATCCCTCAGAACTGACCCCCGTCATCAATCGCCTCAAGCGCGCGCAAGGCCAGTTGGCCGCTGTCACCCGCATGCTGGAAGAAGGCCGTGACTGCAAGGACGTAGTGACGCAGCTGGCGGCAGTGTCCAAGGCGTTGGACCGGGCAGGGTTCGCCATCATCGCCACGGGGCTGGAACAGTGCATTGTCCAGAAGGACGCAACCATGGACAAGAAGGAGCTGGAGAAGCTCTTCCTCTCCCTCGCCTGA